One part of the Mycolicibacterium aromaticivorans JS19b1 = JCM 16368 genome encodes these proteins:
- a CDS encoding dolichyl-phosphate-mannose--protein mannosyltransferase → MSTTADDLAVHERHVPVISPGPLVPVADFGPVDRIEGWVATAIITALAALTRLMNLGSPTDAGTPIFDEKHYAPQAWQMLSNYGVEDNPGFGLVVHPPVGKQMIALGEAIFGYNGVGWRFTSAVLGVLLVLLVVRIVRRISRSTLVGSMAGLLLIADGVSFVAARTALLDGIQTFFVVAAFGALIVDRDQVRERMHNALLEGRIAETPWGPRLGVRWWRFGAGVLLGVATATKWSGLYYIVFFGAMSLAFDIAARRAYRVPRPWFGAIRRDIGPTAYVFLAIPFAVYLASYAWWFSSETGVNRYEVGQSIGERQWYQPPDAIRSLWHYTYKAFHFHATLTNANGNHHPWESKPWTWPMSLRPVLYAIDNQNVPGCGAASCVKAVMLVGTPAMWWLAVPVLFYAVWRAFVRRDWRYAVVLTGYGAGFLPWFADIDRQMYFFYAVPMAPFLVMAIALILGDILHARNQSAERRTLGLIAVSCYIALVITNFAWLYPVLTGVPISQATWNMEIWLPSWR, encoded by the coding sequence ATGTCCACGACAGCCGATGACCTCGCCGTGCACGAACGCCATGTGCCCGTCATCAGTCCGGGACCGTTGGTGCCGGTCGCCGACTTCGGCCCGGTCGATCGCATCGAGGGCTGGGTGGCCACGGCGATCATCACCGCGCTGGCCGCGCTGACCCGGTTGATGAACCTGGGTTCGCCCACCGACGCGGGCACCCCGATCTTCGACGAGAAGCACTACGCGCCGCAGGCCTGGCAGATGCTGTCGAACTACGGCGTCGAGGACAACCCCGGCTTCGGGCTGGTGGTGCACCCGCCGGTGGGCAAGCAGATGATCGCGTTGGGCGAGGCGATCTTCGGCTACAACGGGGTGGGCTGGCGGTTCACCAGCGCCGTGTTGGGCGTGCTGCTGGTCCTGCTGGTGGTTCGGATCGTGCGGCGGATCAGTCGCTCCACGCTGGTCGGGTCGATGGCCGGGCTGCTGCTGATCGCCGACGGGGTGAGCTTCGTCGCGGCACGCACCGCGCTGCTCGACGGCATCCAGACCTTCTTCGTGGTCGCGGCGTTCGGGGCGCTGATCGTCGACCGCGACCAGGTCCGCGAGCGAATGCACAACGCGCTGCTCGAGGGCCGCATCGCCGAGACGCCGTGGGGTCCCCGTCTCGGGGTTCGGTGGTGGCGCTTCGGCGCGGGCGTGCTGCTGGGCGTGGCAACGGCGACGAAGTGGTCGGGGCTGTACTACATCGTGTTCTTCGGCGCGATGTCGCTGGCGTTCGACATCGCGGCCCGGCGCGCATACCGGGTGCCGCGGCCGTGGTTCGGCGCGATCCGCCGCGACATCGGGCCGACGGCCTATGTATTCCTGGCGATTCCGTTCGCGGTGTACCTCGCGTCGTACGCGTGGTGGTTCTCCTCCGAGACCGGCGTCAACCGGTATGAGGTGGGCCAGTCGATCGGTGAGCGGCAGTGGTATCAGCCGCCGGATGCGATCCGGTCGCTGTGGCACTACACGTACAAGGCGTTTCACTTCCATGCGACGCTGACGAACGCGAACGGCAACCATCACCCGTGGGAGTCCAAACCGTGGACGTGGCCGATGTCGTTGCGGCCGGTGCTGTATGCGATCGACAACCAGAACGTTCCGGGCTGCGGCGCCGCCTCCTGCGTGAAGGCCGTGATGCTGGTCGGCACCCCCGCGATGTGGTGGCTGGCGGTGCCGGTCCTGTTCTACGCGGTGTGGCGCGCGTTCGTTCGTCGCGACTGGCGCTACGCCGTCGTGCTCACCGGTTACGGCGCCGGGTTCCTGCCCTGGTTCGCCGACATCGACCGGCAGATGTACTTCTTCTACGCCGTGCCGATGGCGCCGTTCCTGGTGATGGCGATCGCGCTGATCCTCGGCGACATCTTGCATGCGCGCAATCAGAGTGCCGAACGACGAACGCTCGGGCTGATCGCGGTGAGCTGCTACATCGCGCTGGTGATCACCAACTTCGCCTGGCTGTACCCGGTGCTGACCGGAGTGCCGATCTCGCAGGCGACGTGGAACATGGAGATCTGGCTGCCCAGCTGGCGCTAG
- a CDS encoding LLM class F420-dependent oxidoreductase, whose amino-acid sequence MAIKLGLQIPNFSYGTGVAELFPTVIAQAEEAEAAGFDSVFLMDHLYQLPGLGAPEEPMLEAYTALGALANATQRVQLGTLVTGNTYRNPALLAKEITTLDVISQGRAILGIGTGWFELEHDSLGYEFGTFTDRFNKLHEALDIILPMLKGERVTVDGKHYQTKEAFANPRFRDHIPLMIGGSGEKKTIPLAAKHFDHLNIIAGFDELPRKVQVVKDACEKIGRDPATLETSVLAIALIDENITADMIPDDFKQQAVFGNPEQIADQIKTKVLDAGVDGVILSAATINGYKPGGVAAVGELLKPMLGL is encoded by the coding sequence GTGGCAATCAAACTTGGACTTCAGATCCCGAACTTCTCCTACGGCACCGGCGTAGCCGAGTTGTTTCCGACCGTGATCGCGCAGGCCGAAGAGGCCGAGGCCGCCGGGTTCGACTCGGTGTTCCTGATGGACCATCTCTATCAGTTGCCCGGGCTCGGTGCGCCCGAGGAGCCGATGCTGGAGGCCTACACCGCGCTGGGTGCGCTGGCGAACGCCACGCAGCGGGTGCAGTTGGGCACGCTGGTCACCGGCAACACCTATCGCAACCCGGCCCTGCTGGCCAAGGAGATCACCACCCTCGACGTGATCAGCCAGGGCCGGGCGATCCTGGGCATCGGCACCGGCTGGTTCGAGCTCGAGCACGACTCGCTGGGTTATGAGTTCGGCACCTTCACCGACCGGTTCAACAAGCTGCACGAGGCGTTGGACATCATCTTGCCGATGCTCAAGGGCGAGCGAGTGACGGTGGACGGCAAGCACTACCAAACCAAAGAGGCGTTCGCCAATCCCCGCTTCCGCGACCACATTCCGCTGATGATCGGCGGCAGCGGCGAGAAGAAGACAATTCCGTTGGCCGCCAAGCACTTCGATCACCTGAACATCATCGCCGGCTTCGACGAGCTGCCGCGCAAGGTCCAGGTGGTCAAGGACGCGTGCGAGAAGATCGGCCGCGACCCCGCCACATTGGAGACCAGTGTGCTCGCGATCGCTCTCATCGACGAGAACATCACCGCCGACATGATCCCGGACGACTTCAAGCAGCAGGCCGTCTTCGGCAACCCGGAGCAGATCGCCGACCAGATCAAGACCAAGGTGCTCGACGCGGGTGTCGACGGCGTCATCCTGTCCGCAGCGACGATCAACGGGTACAAGCCGGGTGGGGTCGCCGCGGTCGGTGAACTGCTGAAGCCGATGCTGGGGCTCTAA
- a CDS encoding NDMA-dependent alcohol dehydrogenase — MKSRAAIVREVGGSWSVEDFELDPPRSGEVLVQMAAAGLCHSDDHIRNGFMSPPGASTSRPPTIGGHEGSGVVVEVGPGVNGLGPGDHVVTSFVAVCGHCRWCASGMEYLCDKGAGVLTPGMPTDGTFRHHTLDGHDIGHTSKIGAFAEHTVVAADSLVKIDPDIPLVPAALLACAIPTGYGSAANRGNVRGGDTVVVVGAGGIGTAAIQGARINGATTIVAVDPLENKRKSAVDFGATHTATWAADAKDLVRDLTRGVMADCVVVAPSDITGDDVRDALALTRKGGTCVLTGMAPSGPLPVHLDIQDLVLMNKTLCGTVFGSCNPRSEIPLLAGMYSAGQLRLDEMITTRYRLDDINDAFDDLMRGRLIRGVIDFGII; from the coding sequence ATGAAAAGCCGCGCCGCGATCGTCCGCGAGGTCGGCGGCTCCTGGTCGGTGGAGGATTTCGAACTCGACCCCCCGCGTTCCGGCGAGGTGCTGGTGCAGATGGCCGCCGCCGGGCTGTGCCATTCCGACGACCACATCCGCAACGGCTTCATGTCGCCGCCTGGCGCTTCGACGTCACGTCCCCCGACCATTGGCGGCCACGAGGGTTCGGGGGTGGTCGTCGAGGTCGGTCCCGGCGTCAACGGACTGGGTCCCGGCGACCATGTGGTGACCTCCTTCGTCGCGGTGTGCGGGCATTGCCGCTGGTGCGCGTCGGGCATGGAGTACCTGTGCGACAAGGGCGCCGGGGTGCTGACGCCGGGCATGCCGACCGACGGTACCTTTCGCCACCACACCCTCGACGGGCACGACATCGGCCACACGTCCAAGATCGGCGCCTTCGCCGAACACACTGTCGTCGCAGCGGATTCGCTGGTGAAGATCGACCCGGACATCCCGCTCGTGCCCGCCGCGCTACTGGCGTGTGCGATCCCGACCGGGTACGGCTCGGCCGCAAACCGCGGCAATGTCCGCGGCGGAGACACCGTCGTGGTGGTCGGCGCCGGCGGCATCGGCACCGCCGCCATCCAGGGCGCCCGCATCAACGGTGCGACGACGATCGTCGCGGTGGACCCCCTTGAGAACAAACGTAAGTCGGCCGTCGACTTCGGGGCGACCCACACGGCGACCTGGGCGGCCGACGCGAAAGACCTGGTTCGAGATCTGACGCGTGGGGTGATGGCGGACTGCGTGGTCGTCGCGCCGTCGGACATCACCGGTGACGATGTGCGCGACGCGCTGGCGCTCACCCGCAAGGGGGGCACCTGTGTGCTGACCGGCATGGCCCCGTCCGGGCCGCTGCCGGTCCACCTGGATATCCAGGACCTGGTCTTGATGAACAAGACGCTGTGCGGAACCGTGTTCGGCTCGTGCAATCCGCGTTCCGAGATCCCGCTGCTGGCAGGCATGTACAGCGCGGGTCAGCTGCGCCTCGACGAGATGATCACCACCCGCTACCGCCTCGACGACATCAACGATGCCTTCGACGACCTGATGCGGGGCCGGTTGATTCGCGGTGTCATCGACTTCGGGATCATCTGA
- a CDS encoding CaiB/BaiF CoA-transferase family protein, giving the protein MTALLSGIRVLEIGDRIATAYCGKLLRDAGAEVVMVEPPTGHRLRRYRPTGVTASDGDSPFFSFLAGGKHSIAAHTVTAALLDSADIVILGATPEQAAEIGLTANEIACCTTPVVTVSNFGWSGPWTELPATEFTMQAWCGSTGSRGEPDRPPIAVGGDLGEFIAGSYAAFFAVAAHRSGGSFDMSVLEAMTTSMQVFSWLRKELMLLEVVGRSTEVPSVERAKDGYVGISMATGQQWQDFCAMVDCPDLADVPELRFQVGRWEQRDLIRARIGDWFATHTVAEIVDLAELFRIPMAAIGNGETLSGMDHFVARKSFVDHPAGFRAPGPPWRMSRTPPLPPALPPAVGDTVADWTPREKPDRAGLPLDGVRIVDLTAFWAGPAATHLLAMLGADVVKVESVQRPDGMRFAGGFRADVERWWEYSWVFHGVNSGKRSVTLDLESDYGRALFGRMVAQADVVIENFTPRVMENFGLGYEALRGFNEQIIEVRMPGFGLDGPWRDRVGFAMTMEQLAGLAWITGYPDGLPTAPRGACDPLAGVHAAFLTLAALEYRRRTGHGQLIEVPMIDVVLNASALQVIERDAAGVLLTRRGNRGHEFAVQNVYACTGTDQWAAVSIRHDADWAALTVVLGQPDWADGVSYTADTADLIDGHLAEWLATRPRDGAVAALLAAGIPAAPVLQPPDVIDNPSLKARGFFQTVSHPLCGQLPYPRPPVTGHFVSAAAPLLGQHNADILADALGLTDQDLGHLEDEDVIGSWPLGL; this is encoded by the coding sequence ATGACGGCTCTCCTGTCGGGTATCCGGGTGCTCGAGATCGGCGACCGGATCGCCACCGCCTACTGCGGCAAGCTGCTGCGCGACGCCGGCGCCGAGGTGGTGATGGTCGAACCCCCCACCGGTCATCGGCTGCGCCGTTACCGGCCCACAGGTGTCACGGCATCCGACGGCGACAGCCCGTTCTTCTCGTTCCTGGCCGGCGGCAAACACAGCATCGCTGCACACACGGTCACCGCCGCGCTGCTGGACTCCGCAGATATCGTGATCCTCGGCGCCACCCCGGAGCAGGCCGCCGAAATTGGCCTGACGGCGAACGAGATCGCCTGCTGCACAACACCGGTGGTCACGGTGTCGAATTTCGGCTGGAGTGGTCCCTGGACGGAGCTGCCCGCCACCGAATTCACCATGCAAGCCTGGTGTGGCTCGACCGGGTCACGGGGAGAGCCGGACCGGCCGCCGATCGCCGTCGGCGGCGACCTGGGTGAGTTCATCGCCGGTAGTTACGCCGCATTCTTCGCGGTCGCCGCGCACCGCTCTGGCGGCAGCTTCGACATGTCGGTGCTGGAGGCGATGACCACGTCGATGCAGGTGTTCTCCTGGCTGCGTAAAGAATTGATGCTTCTCGAGGTCGTCGGCCGCTCGACCGAGGTGCCGTCGGTGGAGCGCGCCAAGGACGGTTACGTCGGAATCTCGATGGCCACCGGTCAGCAGTGGCAGGACTTCTGCGCGATGGTCGACTGCCCCGACCTGGCCGACGTTCCCGAATTGCGTTTCCAGGTGGGCCGCTGGGAACAGCGCGACCTCATCCGGGCCCGCATCGGCGACTGGTTCGCCACGCACACCGTCGCGGAGATCGTCGACCTGGCCGAGTTGTTCCGCATCCCGATGGCGGCCATCGGCAACGGTGAAACACTATCCGGGATGGATCATTTCGTCGCACGGAAGTCGTTCGTCGATCATCCCGCCGGGTTCCGCGCGCCGGGGCCGCCGTGGCGGATGAGTCGCACGCCGCCACTGCCGCCTGCGTTGCCTCCCGCTGTCGGTGACACCGTGGCCGACTGGACGCCACGGGAGAAGCCGGACCGCGCGGGCCTGCCGCTCGACGGTGTCCGGATCGTGGACCTGACCGCGTTCTGGGCCGGCCCGGCCGCTACCCATCTGCTCGCGATGCTGGGTGCCGACGTGGTCAAGGTCGAGTCCGTGCAGCGCCCGGACGGGATGCGCTTCGCCGGCGGGTTCCGCGCGGACGTCGAACGGTGGTGGGAATACAGCTGGGTCTTCCACGGCGTCAACTCCGGCAAGCGCTCGGTGACCCTGGATCTGGAATCTGATTATGGCAGAGCACTTTTCGGCCGGATGGTCGCTCAGGCTGACGTGGTGATCGAGAATTTCACGCCCAGGGTGATGGAGAACTTCGGGCTGGGGTACGAGGCGCTGCGCGGATTCAACGAGCAGATCATCGAGGTCCGCATGCCCGGGTTCGGCCTCGACGGCCCGTGGCGCGACCGGGTGGGCTTCGCGATGACGATGGAGCAGCTTGCGGGACTGGCCTGGATCACCGGCTATCCCGACGGCCTGCCGACCGCCCCGCGCGGTGCGTGCGACCCGCTGGCCGGAGTGCACGCCGCGTTCCTCACGCTGGCCGCCTTGGAGTACCGCCGGCGTACCGGGCACGGGCAGCTGATCGAGGTGCCGATGATCGACGTGGTGCTCAACGCCAGTGCGCTGCAGGTGATCGAGCGCGACGCCGCCGGTGTGCTGCTGACCCGGCGGGGCAACCGCGGGCACGAGTTCGCCGTGCAGAACGTGTACGCCTGCACTGGGACTGACCAGTGGGCGGCGGTCAGTATCCGCCACGACGCCGACTGGGCCGCGCTGACAGTAGTTCTCGGTCAACCGGATTGGGCTGACGGCGTGAGCTACACCGCCGATACGGCAGACCTCATCGACGGCCATCTCGCCGAGTGGCTTGCGACCCGGCCGCGCGACGGGGCCGTCGCAGCATTGCTCGCCGCCGGGATACCCGCGGCACCCGTTCTGCAGCCGCCCGACGTGATCGACAACCCCTCGCTGAAGGCACGTGGGTTCTTCCAGACGGTGTCACACCCGCTGTGCGGACAGCTACCCTACCCCCGGCCGCCGGTCACCGGGCACTTCGTCTCTGCGGCGGCTCCGCTGCTGGGACAGCACAACGCGGACATCCTCGCCGATGCACTGGGATTGACAGATCAGGACCTGGGTCACCTGGAGGACGAGGACGTGATCGGGTCCTGGCCGCTGGGACTGTGA
- a CDS encoding flavin-containing monooxygenase, whose protein sequence is MRVRYLTGRLRAAVRHRSPRVAIIGAGFGGLAAAVALRRIGIDDIAIIERCDGVGGTWRLNTYPGAACDIQSHLYSFSFAPNRNWSRTYARQPEILAYLESVAKDFDLERHLLTGTVARSMRWNERAQQWHLDLQSVGTGSEFAFSADVVISAVGLFGEPKLPDIDGLMDFGGSIMHTARWDPRADVTGCRVAVIGTGASAVQVVPELARDADAVTVFQRTPPWMVPKDDRAFTSDELHRFHRIPWAGRRERWRLWKEQHDNTALRLDDPRVTGRQGIAEEFLRRNVTDEHLREALTPDYPFRCKRVLLGGDYYAALQQDNVSLVTEPIEKVTEDAVCTSSSTTEADVIVLATGFQTSRYLAGIEVIGLGGQSLHDRWGEDPSAYLGVAVSGFPNFLMLYGPNTNQGGNSIVYILEAGARLAADAVARLRRKGGTLEVDPEAERRFNDEISAELEQTVWTQCGSYFRSPDGRIVTQWPYTEIEYARRTWRLKPGDWIHRTGGHSPSGQDPITSSSSR, encoded by the coding sequence ATGAGAGTTCGGTACCTGACGGGCCGACTGCGGGCAGCGGTGCGGCACCGGTCACCCCGGGTGGCGATCATCGGCGCCGGGTTCGGCGGGCTGGCCGCTGCGGTCGCGTTGCGGCGCATCGGCATCGACGACATCGCGATCATCGAACGCTGCGACGGTGTCGGGGGCACCTGGCGGCTGAACACCTACCCCGGTGCGGCGTGCGACATCCAGAGCCACCTCTACTCGTTCTCGTTCGCGCCCAACCGGAACTGGAGCCGCACCTACGCCCGGCAGCCGGAGATCCTGGCCTACCTGGAGTCGGTGGCCAAGGACTTCGATCTGGAACGGCACCTGCTGACCGGCACCGTGGCGCGGAGCATGCGCTGGAACGAACGAGCGCAACAGTGGCATCTCGACCTTCAATCGGTAGGTACCGGAAGCGAATTCGCGTTCTCCGCCGACGTGGTGATCAGTGCCGTTGGTCTGTTCGGGGAGCCCAAGCTGCCCGATATCGACGGGTTGATGGATTTCGGTGGGTCGATCATGCACACCGCGCGCTGGGATCCGCGCGCCGACGTCACCGGCTGCCGGGTGGCGGTCATCGGCACGGGAGCCAGTGCGGTGCAGGTCGTTCCGGAACTCGCGAGGGACGCCGACGCAGTGACGGTCTTCCAGCGCACACCGCCGTGGATGGTGCCCAAGGACGATCGCGCATTCACCTCCGATGAGCTCCATCGCTTCCATCGCATCCCCTGGGCCGGACGTCGCGAGCGGTGGCGGCTGTGGAAGGAGCAGCACGACAACACCGCGCTGCGACTCGATGACCCCCGGGTGACCGGGCGGCAGGGTATCGCCGAAGAGTTCCTGCGCCGCAACGTCACCGACGAACACCTCCGCGAGGCGCTCACACCGGACTACCCGTTCCGCTGCAAGCGGGTGCTGCTCGGCGGCGACTACTACGCCGCACTGCAGCAGGACAACGTGTCATTGGTGACCGAACCCATCGAGAAGGTCACCGAGGACGCTGTGTGCACATCCTCGTCGACCACCGAGGCCGACGTCATCGTGCTCGCGACCGGGTTCCAGACCAGTCGCTACCTCGCAGGCATCGAGGTCATCGGCCTCGGAGGGCAGTCGCTGCACGACCGTTGGGGCGAGGACCCCAGCGCGTACCTCGGTGTTGCGGTGAGCGGGTTCCCGAATTTCTTGATGCTGTACGGGCCCAACACCAATCAGGGCGGCAACTCGATCGTGTACATCCTGGAGGCAGGGGCCCGGCTGGCCGCCGACGCGGTGGCGCGGCTCCGCCGCAAGGGCGGCACGCTGGAGGTGGACCCGGAAGCCGAGCGGCGGTTCAACGATGAAATCTCCGCCGAACTCGAACAGACGGTGTGGACGCAGTGCGGCAGCTACTTCCGCTCACCCGATGGTCGCATCGTCACGCAATGGCCCTACACCGAAATCGAATACGCCCGCCGCACCTGGCGATTGAAGCCCGGCGACTGGATTCACCGGACGGGCGGTCACAGTCCCAGCGGCCAGGACCCGATCACGTCCTCGTCCTCCAGGTGA
- a CDS encoding flavin-containing monooxygenase encodes MTGLPFDPDALRARYAREREIRLRPDGIGQYVEVAGDFAGFASDPWSGAPEPREPVTDEVDVAIIGAGFGGLLTGARLRELGVADIRLIDKAADVGGTWYWNRYPGIACDVESYVYMPLLEEVGYLPTEKYAKGPEIFAHCRRIAEHYDLYRNALLHTEVRQIRWDEPSERWIVETDRGDAVRARFVSMANGYLQKPKLPGIPGITSFAGHTFHTSRWDYGYTGQDLELLADKRIGIIGTGATAVQCVPHLARAAGHLSVFQRTPSSVDVRANRPTDAQWAATLTPGWQRRRIENFQQLTAGGEAGEDLVADAWTSTVKTLLVMQDGELADFAKMEEVRARVDATVADPATAEALKPWYGYFCKRPCFHDDYLATFNRPDVTLVDTHGHGVELITERGVVVDGVEHELDCLIFATGFEVGTDYSRRTGFEVVGRDGRTLTDKWRDGVRTLHGLMVAGFPNLFVESIAQSGFTVNFPYLLDVQATHVAWIIAESLASNVTRVESTAAAEDGWVNIVVGRSAGTADRARNCTPGYYNREGMANATTRQGSFFYGTPTEYADILAAWRQDGTLDGLEISRGGRR; translated from the coding sequence GTGACCGGACTGCCGTTCGATCCCGACGCGCTACGCGCCCGTTATGCCCGGGAGCGCGAGATCCGGTTGCGCCCCGATGGTATCGGTCAGTACGTCGAGGTGGCCGGCGACTTCGCCGGGTTCGCATCCGACCCATGGTCCGGTGCACCCGAACCCCGCGAGCCGGTCACCGACGAGGTCGACGTCGCGATCATCGGCGCCGGGTTCGGCGGTCTGCTGACCGGTGCCCGGCTGCGGGAACTCGGCGTCGCCGACATCAGACTGATCGACAAGGCTGCCGACGTCGGCGGCACCTGGTACTGGAACCGATATCCCGGCATCGCCTGCGATGTCGAGTCCTACGTCTACATGCCGCTGTTGGAGGAAGTCGGCTATCTGCCGACCGAGAAGTACGCCAAGGGCCCGGAGATCTTCGCGCACTGCCGGCGCATCGCCGAGCACTACGATCTTTATCGCAATGCCCTGCTGCACACCGAGGTCCGGCAGATCCGGTGGGACGAGCCGAGCGAACGATGGATCGTGGAGACCGATCGCGGTGATGCAGTCCGCGCCCGGTTCGTCTCGATGGCCAACGGCTACCTGCAGAAGCCGAAACTGCCCGGCATCCCCGGCATCACGTCGTTCGCCGGGCATACCTTCCACACCAGCCGGTGGGACTACGGGTACACCGGACAAGACCTGGAACTTTTGGCCGACAAGCGAATCGGGATCATCGGCACCGGCGCGACGGCTGTGCAGTGCGTCCCGCACCTGGCCCGCGCCGCCGGTCATCTCTCGGTGTTCCAGCGCACGCCGTCATCGGTCGACGTCCGTGCCAACCGGCCCACCGACGCACAGTGGGCCGCCACGCTGACACCCGGCTGGCAGCGGCGTCGGATCGAGAACTTCCAGCAGCTCACCGCCGGCGGCGAAGCCGGCGAGGACCTGGTGGCCGACGCCTGGACCAGCACCGTCAAGACGCTGCTGGTGATGCAGGATGGCGAGCTGGCCGACTTCGCGAAGATGGAGGAGGTCCGCGCGCGGGTCGACGCGACCGTCGCCGATCCGGCCACCGCCGAGGCGCTCAAACCGTGGTACGGCTACTTCTGCAAACGCCCGTGCTTCCACGACGACTACCTGGCAACATTCAACCGCCCCGACGTGACTCTGGTCGACACCCACGGCCACGGCGTCGAGCTCATCACCGAGCGCGGTGTCGTTGTCGACGGCGTCGAGCACGAGCTCGACTGCCTGATCTTCGCGACCGGATTCGAGGTGGGTACCGACTATTCGCGGCGCACCGGGTTCGAGGTGGTCGGCCGCGACGGGCGCACGTTGACCGACAAGTGGCGTGACGGCGTCCGGACGCTGCACGGCCTGATGGTGGCAGGCTTTCCCAACCTCTTCGTCGAAAGCATCGCGCAGTCGGGCTTCACGGTGAACTTCCCCTACCTGCTCGACGTCCAGGCCACCCATGTCGCGTGGATCATCGCCGAGAGCTTGGCGAGCAACGTGACCCGCGTCGAATCGACTGCGGCGGCCGAGGACGGCTGGGTGAACATCGTGGTGGGCAGATCCGCGGGGACCGCTGACCGCGCCCGGAACTGCACCCCGGGGTACTACAACCGGGAGGGCATGGCCAACGCCACCACACGGCAGGGCAGCTTCTTCTACGGCACCCCAACCGAATACGCCGACATCTTGGCCGCGTGGCGGCAGGACGGCACGCTCGACGGGCTCGAGATCTCTCGTGGTGGCAGGAGATGA
- a CDS encoding aldehyde dehydrogenase: MHVMSGGSGPAVTDLLIDGKLLPGGAGTFGTVNPATEERIGLAADADNADMDRAIGAARAAFDHGDWARDVALRVHCLRQLRTALIAEIEELRSVTVAEVGAPVTFTYGSHLEGPVNDLAFPADTAESYSWKTDLGVASPMGIATQRWLVREPYGVVGAITPFNFPHQINLAKLGPALAAGDTVVLKPAPETPWCAAHIGRIIAEHTDFPPGVVNIVTAGDPGLGAQLCRDARVDVVSFTGSTATGAAVTAAAAGNISKVLLELGGKSAFVVLDDADLGRACGAAAVAVSRHAGQGCAFTTRLLVPRHRYDEAVDATAAAMGGIAVGDPTDPATVCGPLISARQRDRVQGYLDLALVEGGSFACGGGRPGTLDRGYFIAPTVIRGLDNTARTAREEIFGPVLVVLAHDGDDDAVAIANDSRYGLSAAVWSSDPQRAASAAARLRTGTVSVNGGVWYSADTPFGGYKQSGNGREMGVAGFAEYLETKVIATAVGTA, from the coding sequence ATGCATGTCATGTCCGGTGGCTCGGGACCCGCTGTGACCGATCTGCTGATCGACGGCAAGCTGCTCCCCGGCGGGGCGGGCACGTTCGGCACCGTCAATCCCGCCACCGAGGAGCGGATCGGGCTGGCGGCCGACGCGGACAACGCGGACATGGACCGCGCGATCGGCGCCGCGCGCGCCGCGTTCGACCACGGCGACTGGGCCCGCGACGTGGCGCTGCGGGTGCATTGCCTGCGTCAATTGCGTACGGCTCTGATCGCCGAGATCGAGGAACTGCGCTCGGTCACCGTCGCCGAGGTGGGCGCCCCGGTGACCTTCACGTACGGCTCACACCTCGAAGGCCCGGTCAACGATCTGGCATTCCCGGCCGACACCGCCGAGAGCTATTCGTGGAAAACCGATCTCGGGGTGGCGTCCCCGATGGGTATCGCGACGCAGCGTTGGCTGGTGCGTGAGCCGTACGGGGTCGTCGGCGCGATCACACCGTTCAACTTCCCGCATCAGATCAACTTGGCCAAGCTGGGACCGGCGCTGGCGGCCGGCGACACCGTGGTGCTCAAGCCGGCTCCCGAGACCCCGTGGTGCGCCGCCCACATCGGCCGGATCATCGCCGAGCACACCGACTTTCCGCCGGGTGTGGTCAACATCGTGACCGCCGGCGATCCCGGTCTGGGTGCGCAGTTGTGCCGGGACGCCCGGGTGGACGTGGTCTCGTTCACCGGGTCGACGGCCACCGGCGCCGCGGTGACGGCCGCTGCGGCCGGCAACATCAGCAAGGTTCTCCTCGAACTCGGCGGTAAGTCGGCGTTCGTCGTGCTCGACGACGCCGACCTGGGTCGGGCATGTGGCGCGGCGGCCGTCGCGGTGTCCCGGCACGCCGGCCAGGGCTGCGCGTTCACCACCCGGTTGCTGGTGCCGCGCCACCGGTACGACGAGGCCGTGGATGCCACCGCCGCGGCGATGGGCGGTATCGCGGTCGGCGATCCGACCGATCCCGCGACGGTGTGCGGCCCGCTGATCTCGGCGCGCCAGCGTGACCGCGTGCAGGGCTATCTGGATCTGGCGTTGGTTGAGGGCGGGTCGTTCGCCTGTGGAGGGGGTCGTCCAGGCACGCTGGACCGCGGATACTTCATCGCGCCCACGGTGATTCGCGGTCTTGACAATACGGCCCGGACGGCGCGGGAGGAGATCTTCGGGCCGGTGCTGGTGGTGCTGGCGCATGATGGTGACGACGACGCGGTCGCCATCGCCAACGACTCGCGCTATGGGCTGTCCGCCGCGGTGTGGAGTTCGGACCCACAGCGTGCGGCCTCGGCGGCGGCGCGGCTGCGGACCGGAACGGTCAGTGTCAATGGGGGAGTGTGGTATTCGGCCGACACGCCGTTCGGCGGCTATAAGCAGTCGGGCAACGGCCGCGAGATGGGGGTGGCCGGCTTCGCCGAATACCTCGAGACCAAAGTGATCGCCACGGCGGTGGGCACGGCGTGA